One Anaerobacillus alkaliphilus DNA window includes the following coding sequences:
- a CDS encoding TerC family protein codes for MSLELDFLIPLLTIICIDIVLGGDNAIVVALACRNLPEEIRNKAMIAGIVLAIIARISLTLVAVYLLKIPMLMAIGGALLLYISYHLLVEIDDDRDIKGTTTIYAAIKTIIIADIVMGFDNVIAVAGAAHGNITLVIIGLIVSVPIIIWGSKIILNAMQRFPIIIYIGSAILAFTATKMILHEPLLAPLFSSHPLVSTLLQVIIISGVIIIGWIVNKMKGDSFELRL; via the coding sequence ATGAGCCTAGAATTAGACTTTCTTATTCCGTTACTAACTATCATTTGTATTGACATTGTATTAGGTGGTGACAATGCTATAGTTGTTGCTCTTGCCTGTCGTAACTTACCTGAAGAAATCCGAAATAAAGCGATGATTGCTGGCATAGTACTAGCTATTATAGCTCGGATATCTTTAACCTTAGTAGCAGTCTATCTACTTAAAATTCCTATGCTAATGGCAATAGGTGGTGCTCTATTGCTCTATATCTCCTACCATCTATTGGTTGAGATAGATGACGATAGAGATATTAAAGGGACAACAACTATTTATGCAGCTATAAAAACAATTATCATCGCCGATATCGTCATGGGTTTTGATAATGTAATTGCGGTCGCAGGAGCTGCACATGGGAATATTACATTAGTAATAATTGGTTTGATAGTATCTGTTCCGATTATTATTTGGGGCAGCAAAATCATTCTTAATGCTATGCAACGCTTTCCGATCATTATTTACATTGGCTCTGCAATACTAGCTTTCACAGCTACAAAGATGATCCTTCATGAACCACTATTGGCTCCACTGTTTTCGAGTCATCCACTTGTTTCAACTCTGTTACAAGTCATCATTATCAGCGGTGTAATTATAATTGGGTGGATCGTAAATAAGATGAAAGGTGATAGTTTTGAATTAAGACTTTAG
- the spxA gene encoding transcriptional regulator SpxA produces the protein MVTLFTSPSCTSCRKAKAWLEEHNIEFVERNIFAEPLTIEEVKEVVRMTEDGTDEIISTRSKVFQEMNVEVESLSLQQLFKIISENPGLLRRPIIIDEKRLQVGYNEAEIRRFLPRKVRTFFLQEAQRAANE, from the coding sequence ATGGTTACTCTATTTACATCCCCAAGTTGTACATCATGTAGAAAAGCGAAAGCATGGTTAGAAGAACACAACATAGAGTTTGTTGAAAGAAATATCTTTGCTGAACCATTAACAATTGAGGAAGTTAAAGAGGTTGTTCGAATGACAGAAGATGGTACTGATGAAATTATCTCTACTCGTTCTAAAGTATTCCAAGAAATGAATGTAGAAGTAGAGTCATTATCATTACAGCAATTATTTAAGATCATTAGTGAGAATCCTGGACTTTTACGCAGACCAATAATTATTGATGAGAAACGATTACAGGTAGGTTATAACGAAGCTGAAATTCGCCGTTTCTTACCTCGAAAAGTACGTACGTTTTTCCTACAGGAAGCGCAAAGAGCTGCAAACGAATAG
- a CDS encoding competence protein CoiA: MLVALTKDGTPFSLVAHQYEKKELLKFRGEKSFFCPACGQEVILKLGSKHAWHFAHKQALNCTVEMEGETLTHLDGKKLLFDWLFNQGLTVSLEPYLKDIKQRPDLLVTIHKKTYVIEFQCSNISPQIFYKRTETYQKNNYIPVWILGSNQLKRAYRNVYRLSSFHWLFAHTNLSSIQLPQIISFCPQSKNFLFLRNLLALSTSRTATTQVFIPLNKCTFQEFLTPGKPALDYVTWSNTKQNWRIYSPKCSTAELFVRKLFLQKGLSFMLFSPTAGVPVPYHHFIETPTYIWQSWISIVFIFSRNIGESIHVNLVIRAFQTLVRKGIFHIRLLPLENNERSQQAIHEYLKFLVSENLLFTTDHQHYRILKEINFPRNLEEAARADRKVMEYFIQAKY; encoded by the coding sequence ATGCTTGTTGCTTTAACAAAAGATGGAACTCCATTTTCTTTAGTAGCCCATCAGTACGAGAAGAAGGAACTACTGAAGTTCCGAGGGGAGAAATCATTTTTTTGTCCAGCATGTGGACAAGAAGTAATATTAAAATTAGGTTCTAAACATGCTTGGCATTTTGCTCATAAACAGGCCCTAAACTGTACAGTTGAAATGGAAGGGGAAACATTGACCCACCTCGATGGAAAGAAACTACTCTTTGATTGGCTTTTTAATCAAGGTCTTACTGTTTCATTAGAACCTTATCTAAAAGACATTAAACAGCGCCCTGATTTACTTGTTACTATACATAAGAAGACCTATGTCATTGAATTTCAATGTTCAAACATCTCCCCGCAGATTTTCTACAAAAGAACGGAAACCTATCAAAAAAACAATTACATTCCTGTTTGGATATTAGGCAGCAACCAATTAAAGCGAGCATATCGAAACGTGTATCGTCTTTCTAGTTTTCATTGGCTTTTTGCTCATACGAATTTATCTTCTATACAACTCCCGCAAATCATTTCATTTTGTCCACAGAGTAAAAACTTCCTATTCTTAAGAAATCTACTAGCACTATCTACTTCTCGAACAGCAACTACTCAAGTATTCATTCCCCTAAATAAATGTACCTTTCAAGAATTCCTCACGCCTGGTAAGCCTGCTCTTGATTATGTAACTTGGAGTAATACAAAACAAAATTGGCGTATATATTCACCTAAATGTAGTACAGCAGAACTATTTGTAAGGAAACTATTCCTTCAGAAAGGCCTTTCTTTCATGTTATTTTCTCCTACTGCTGGTGTTCCAGTTCCTTACCATCATTTTATTGAGACACCAACTTATATTTGGCAAAGTTGGATAAGTATTGTTTTTATTTTTAGTAGAAATATAGGTGAGAGTATTCATGTTAATCTTGTGATTAGAGCATTTCAAACACTTGTTAGAAAGGGTATTTTTCACATTCGCTTGTTGCCTTTAGAAAATAATGAGAGAAGCCAGCAAGCTATTCATGAGTATTTGAAATTTTTAGTAAGTGAAAATCTTCTCTTTACCACAGACCATCAACACTATCGAATACTTAAAGAGATTAACTTTCCTAGAAATCTTGAAGAGGCAGCGAGGGCTGATCGAAAGGTCATGGAGTATTTCATTCAGGCGAAATATTAG
- a CDS encoding efflux RND transporter periplasmic adaptor subunit, translated as MKRIGLVIASLVFLASCSTKDITSESALGQQIPVDVISVQEMNLEQKLEISGQALPNTVIPLFTTTPLTVQDVFIKVGDKVTKGEQLLKLDDELLRSQVNQAQKAVTELEKGIATAKQMQKGAKSSLAELEKLQIELENSLESSRQLIRGLTDENEEVSLLMIIQQSLETSLKQAELTQAAGLLGSLPQINVAELEMQLEIAKQNARQAQIAVDATTIKSPIDGIIAEINVSPNQIAPPNNSLVTVVNLSPIIATFQVNSFQVVQLKESMQAKIQIDGIQDQIDSYIQVVSPTINPQTNLFKVEIPITNTNENIKGGMRVTAFIDIGGIEKANVIPVDSILYDENSAYVFTVKDGIAKRNNVVLGVRSGDVIQVHEGIAKNDLIVTRGKERLTDGAEITVRNED; from the coding sequence TTGAAACGTATTGGACTGGTCATTGCTTCATTAGTATTTTTGGCAAGTTGTTCGACAAAAGATATTACAAGTGAATCAGCATTAGGTCAACAAATACCCGTAGATGTAATATCTGTTCAAGAAATGAACTTAGAGCAAAAATTAGAAATCTCAGGTCAAGCCTTACCTAATACAGTGATCCCTCTTTTCACGACCACTCCGTTGACTGTACAAGATGTTTTTATAAAGGTAGGCGATAAAGTCACCAAGGGGGAACAACTGTTAAAGTTAGACGATGAACTTTTACGTAGTCAAGTCAACCAAGCACAAAAGGCAGTTACCGAACTCGAAAAAGGGATAGCTACAGCTAAACAAATGCAAAAAGGTGCCAAAAGTAGCCTAGCCGAACTTGAAAAGTTACAAATTGAACTAGAAAATTCTTTAGAAAGTTCTAGACAACTAATACGAGGTCTAACTGATGAAAACGAAGAAGTCTCTTTGCTGATGATTATTCAACAATCATTAGAAACTTCTTTAAAACAAGCAGAACTTACTCAAGCAGCAGGGCTACTAGGTAGTTTACCGCAAATAAATGTTGCTGAGTTAGAGATGCAGTTAGAAATAGCTAAACAAAATGCTCGCCAAGCCCAAATTGCTGTTGATGCGACTACTATTAAATCTCCGATTGATGGGATTATTGCAGAAATAAATGTTTCTCCAAACCAAATTGCTCCACCAAACAATTCGCTTGTAACTGTAGTAAACCTAAGCCCTATTATCGCAACATTTCAAGTAAATAGTTTTCAAGTCGTTCAATTAAAAGAAAGCATGCAAGCAAAAATCCAAATAGATGGAATACAAGATCAAATTGATAGCTACATCCAAGTTGTATCGCCAACTATTAATCCACAAACAAATTTATTTAAAGTTGAAATCCCCATTACAAATACCAATGAAAACATTAAAGGTGGAATGCGGGTGACAGCTTTCATTGATATTGGTGGTATTGAGAAAGCTAATGTCATCCCAGTCGATAGTATTCTTTATGACGAAAACTCAGCTTATGTTTTCACTGTAAAAGACGGTATTGCCAAACGAAACAATGTTGTTTTAGGTGTTAGGAGTGGCGACGTCATTCAAGTACATGAAGGTATAGCTAAAAACGATCTCATCGTAACAAGAGGAAAAGAACGTCTAACTGACGGAGCAGAAATAACTGTAAGAAACGAGGATTAA
- a CDS encoding efflux RND transporter permease subunit — MKIARLSVLKPVAMSMVIVLILILGLVSLRDLPVDLFPELTFPVAAVTVTYEGAGPEEIEQLITRPIEEIMSSIPNVESVSSTSRTGGALILVSFGWGTDMDFATLNMRERLDLIRDSLPREVPMPMVLRFDPSMLPITQLAITEPNGDLITAKKLVENEIKPFLDSVDGVAAVTVEGGTEQEIQLLVDPNKLNSYGVSLSQLQQLIGSENLNLPGGSLQDQNQNLPIRITSQFTSIFDLETLPIPTIQGNVPLGSLVEIKDTTKPVLQESYLNGEPSVGLSVLKASGANTVSVSRAINKRLEELKKNLPEGVEIKAIFDQSKFIEQSIRAVAWNMLLGSILAAAVLYLFLRNMRSTLIIGLSIPISIVTTFLFMYFSGLTLNVLTLGGLALGIGMMVDNAIVILENIYRLRQLGYSLKEAAIEGTSEIGGAIVASTLTTVVVFLPIVFVEGLAAQLFKPLALSVAFSLLASLFTALIIVPLLSSTFMKVSDEESSFQHGFNRTSDWYRGVLQKVLKKPKTTIMITFILFLASFGLTPFIGQEFLPAQDQGFVGIDARLPAGSALNSTYEMVQDIDQVLGEIAEIDLSYVTVGGTDNFSLAAGTQMNRANYNILLKDLSERKRSDVEVAEDIRNQLLKIPTAEIRVSASDSGFSGDPVSITVKGPDIDTLRILSDEVIELISRVDGVREPSSNFTAGNPEITVSINRERASFYGIRSAQVAGAINDATRGLVSTRLARSGDEIDVRLVIDERYTSSIEHLSQLLIDAPTGEKVPLHAIALIERDQGPNQIRRADRLREVTVRASILDRDLGSTINEIEETLRSEMSLPAGYRISFGGQNEQMQDAFFKLSGAIALAVILVYMVMAARFESFFSPFIIMFSVPITVIGVLIGLFITFQPLGVGSLVGILILTGIVVNNGIVLIDYINLLKSKGVDTYEAILEAGPTRLRPILMTALTTILGLIPLTLGFGEGTEIQQPMAIVIVFGLSFATFITLLLIPAIYYVADQWKENRKAKKSLELKV; from the coding sequence ATGAAAATTGCTAGATTATCTGTACTTAAACCTGTAGCAATGTCTATGGTTATTGTATTAATACTAATTCTCGGATTAGTTTCCCTACGTGATCTTCCTGTAGACTTATTTCCTGAACTTACGTTTCCAGTAGCTGCAGTAACGGTCACTTATGAAGGTGCTGGACCTGAAGAAATTGAACAGCTTATTACAAGACCTATTGAAGAGATTATGTCTAGTATTCCAAATGTCGAATCTGTGTCATCAACATCTCGTACAGGAGGAGCGCTCATTCTAGTCTCATTTGGTTGGGGTACTGACATGGACTTTGCCACCCTAAACATGCGAGAAAGATTAGATTTAATTAGAGATAGCTTACCTAGGGAAGTTCCTATGCCTATGGTTCTCCGTTTTGACCCTAGTATGTTGCCCATTACACAATTGGCCATTACTGAACCGAATGGTGACTTAATTACGGCAAAAAAACTAGTTGAAAATGAAATTAAACCTTTTCTAGATTCAGTAGATGGGGTTGCTGCTGTTACTGTTGAAGGTGGTACTGAACAAGAAATACAATTACTTGTCGATCCGAATAAGCTTAACAGCTACGGTGTTAGTCTTTCGCAATTACAACAGCTTATCGGAAGTGAAAATTTAAATTTACCTGGTGGGTCCCTACAAGATCAAAATCAAAACCTACCAATCCGAATTACTAGTCAGTTTACATCAATCTTTGACTTAGAAACGTTACCAATTCCAACTATTCAAGGGAATGTACCATTAGGGTCATTAGTTGAAATAAAAGATACAACAAAACCCGTTCTTCAAGAAAGTTACCTTAATGGAGAACCTAGTGTTGGGCTCTCAGTTTTAAAAGCTTCTGGGGCTAACACTGTTTCAGTTTCTCGGGCTATAAATAAACGCTTGGAAGAGTTGAAAAAAAATCTACCAGAAGGCGTTGAAATTAAGGCAATCTTTGACCAAAGTAAATTTATCGAACAGTCAATTCGCGCAGTCGCTTGGAATATGCTTTTAGGTAGTATATTAGCTGCAGCAGTTTTGTATTTATTTTTACGGAATATGCGCAGTACACTAATTATCGGCCTTTCTATACCGATTTCGATTGTCACTACCTTTCTTTTCATGTACTTTAGTGGCCTTACATTAAACGTACTTACATTAGGAGGACTGGCATTAGGGATAGGTATGATGGTAGACAATGCCATCGTAATTTTAGAAAATATCTATCGATTACGGCAATTGGGATACAGCTTAAAAGAAGCGGCAATCGAAGGTACAAGCGAAATCGGAGGTGCTATTGTAGCATCAACACTAACAACAGTCGTCGTTTTTCTTCCTATTGTTTTCGTAGAGGGGCTAGCCGCTCAATTATTTAAGCCATTAGCATTAAGTGTTGCATTTTCGTTATTAGCTAGTTTGTTTACAGCACTCATTATTGTCCCTCTTCTTTCATCAACATTTATGAAGGTTAGTGATGAAGAGTCTTCCTTTCAACACGGGTTTAATCGAACCTCCGATTGGTATAGAGGTGTGTTGCAAAAGGTGCTTAAAAAACCAAAAACAACAATAATGATAACTTTCATCCTGTTTTTAGCGTCATTTGGATTAACGCCATTCATTGGTCAAGAATTCCTTCCAGCACAAGATCAAGGCTTTGTTGGTATTGATGCAAGATTACCTGCAGGAAGTGCACTAAATTCTACTTATGAGATGGTCCAAGACATTGATCAAGTCCTTGGAGAAATTGCTGAAATCGATTTGTCATATGTAACAGTCGGCGGAACAGATAACTTCTCCTTGGCAGCTGGGACACAAATGAACCGAGCTAACTATAATATTCTCTTAAAAGACCTTTCAGAAAGGAAACGTAGTGACGTTGAAGTAGCAGAAGACATACGGAATCAACTACTAAAGATACCAACTGCAGAAATTCGCGTGTCTGCTAGCGATTCGGGTTTTTCAGGAGATCCAGTTTCAATTACAGTTAAAGGACCTGACATTGATACATTACGTATTCTTTCAGACGAAGTTATTGAATTAATTTCAAGAGTTGATGGAGTAAGAGAACCAAGCTCTAACTTCACAGCGGGAAATCCGGAAATAACTGTCAGTATTAACCGAGAACGCGCATCATTCTATGGCATTAGAAGTGCCCAAGTAGCAGGAGCGATTAACGATGCGACAAGAGGGTTAGTTTCAACAAGACTTGCTAGAAGTGGTGATGAAATAGATGTCCGATTAGTGATTGATGAGCGCTATACATCTTCAATTGAGCACCTCTCACAATTATTGATTGACGCTCCTACCGGAGAGAAAGTCCCTCTTCATGCGATTGCACTCATTGAACGAGATCAAGGTCCTAATCAAATCCGCCGGGCTGACCGACTCCGTGAAGTTACTGTAAGAGCATCTATCCTAGATCGAGATCTTGGGAGTACAATTAATGAAATCGAAGAAACTTTGCGAAGTGAAATGTCCTTGCCTGCTGGGTACAGAATTTCTTTTGGTGGACAAAATGAACAAATGCAAGATGCATTCTTTAAATTAAGTGGGGCTATTGCATTAGCAGTTATCCTTGTCTATATGGTCATGGCAGCTCGTTTCGAGTCATTCTTTTCACCATTTATTATCATGTTCAGTGTTCCTATTACGGTAATTGGGGTATTAATTGGCCTTTTCATTACTTTTCAACCACTTGGTGTAGGTTCACTTGTTGGAATATTAATTTTAACTGGGATTGTTGTTAACAATGGGATTGTCCTGATTGACTATATCAACTTATTGAAATCTAAGGGAGTTGATACCTACGAGGCAATACTAGAAGCAGGACCAACGAGATTAAGACCGATATTAATGACTGCTTTAACGACAATTCTTGGATTAATACCGTTGACTTTAGGATTTGGCGAGGGGACAGAAATCCAACAGCCAATGGCTATCGTAATTGTATTTGGTCTTAGCTTTGCCACTTTTATTACCCTCCTATTAATACCCGCTATTTATTATGTAGCTGATCAGTGGAAGGAAAATAGAAAAGCAAAGAAAAGTCTAGAATTAAAAGTTTAA
- the cls gene encoding cardiolipin synthase: protein MKKKLQVMVFLAIVGVVLYLTKNYWEGWIVGIVSILFSLSAFFIAIVIFFENRHPSRTVTWLIVLAIFPVLGFFFYLMFGQNHRKMKTFTEKAIMDEQALDRIEGNKPLNENELGKMGEDQQLLFRLAHRLANSPISFATETKVLTDGKETFAHILKALRDATNHIHMEYYIVRNDEIGNEIKDILIEKAKQGVNVRFLYDAVGCFQLSKYYIQQLKDAGVEMVPFAPVKMPLLNHRINYRNHRKIIVVDGQIAFVGGLNIGDEYLGKNEYFGHWRDTHLFVRGEAVRSLQLIFLRDWYYMTRETLLKPNYLSPDLPTSEHLGGVQMIASGPDTRWEVIKKLFFSMITSAKKSIWIASPYFVPDDDILSALKIAALSGVDVRILVPNRPDKRIVFYASRSYFPELLEAGVKIYEYNRGFMHSKILIVDEEIASIGTANMDMRSFHLNFEVNAFLYKTKSVHSLVGDYIYDMEHSTIISYEKFKKRSIHKKIFESTSRLLSPLL from the coding sequence ATGAAGAAGAAATTACAAGTTATGGTATTTTTAGCCATAGTTGGTGTGGTCTTGTACCTAACAAAAAACTATTGGGAAGGCTGGATTGTTGGAATTGTCAGTATTTTATTTTCTCTTTCTGCTTTTTTTATAGCAATTGTCATATTCTTTGAAAATCGGCATCCTTCGAGAACAGTTACCTGGTTAATTGTGCTAGCTATTTTTCCAGTGTTAGGATTTTTCTTTTACTTAATGTTTGGGCAAAATCACCGAAAAATGAAAACCTTTACAGAGAAGGCAATCATGGATGAACAAGCCTTAGATCGAATAGAAGGGAATAAGCCTCTTAATGAAAATGAGTTAGGGAAAATGGGTGAGGACCAGCAACTGTTGTTTCGCCTGGCCCATAGGCTTGCAAACAGTCCCATATCGTTTGCTACAGAAACAAAAGTGTTAACCGATGGAAAAGAGACTTTTGCACATATATTAAAGGCTCTTAGGGATGCTACAAATCACATTCATATGGAGTATTATATTGTTAGAAATGACGAGATTGGAAACGAAATTAAAGACATATTAATTGAAAAGGCTAAACAAGGTGTAAATGTTCGCTTTCTATATGATGCCGTAGGCTGTTTTCAGCTTTCCAAGTACTATATACAGCAATTAAAGGATGCTGGTGTCGAAATGGTTCCATTTGCACCAGTAAAGATGCCTTTGTTAAATCATCGTATTAATTATCGAAATCACCGTAAAATTATTGTTGTTGATGGCCAAATTGCATTTGTAGGTGGTTTAAATATTGGTGATGAATATTTAGGGAAAAATGAATATTTTGGACATTGGCGAGACACTCATTTATTTGTAAGAGGAGAAGCTGTCCGTTCGTTGCAACTTATATTCCTACGAGATTGGTACTATATGACACGTGAAACATTACTAAAGCCAAATTATCTTTCCCCTGATTTGCCGACATCCGAACATTTAGGTGGAGTACAAATGATTGCAAGTGGGCCAGATACAAGGTGGGAGGTTATTAAGAAATTATTTTTCTCAATGATTACTTCTGCGAAAAAGTCTATTTGGATTGCCTCACCATACTTTGTTCCTGATGATGATATCTTGTCCGCACTAAAAATTGCAGCCCTAAGTGGTGTAGATGTTAGAATTTTGGTCCCTAACCGACCAGACAAAAGAATTGTCTTTTACGCGTCACGTTCCTATTTCCCTGAATTACTAGAAGCGGGAGTGAAAATTTATGAATATAACCGTGGATTTATGCATAGCAAAATCTTAATTGTTGATGAAGAAATAGCATCTATAGGTACCGCAAATATGGACATGAGAAGTTTTCATTTGAATTTTGAAGTGAATGCATTTCTGTATAAAACCAAAAGTGTTCATTCACTCGTTGGAGACTATATTTATGATATGGAGCACTCTACAATTATTAGCTATGAGAAATTTAAAAAACGCTCTATTCATAAAAAAATCTTTGAATCAACTTCAAGGTTATTGTCACCACTATTATAG
- the mecA gene encoding adaptor protein MecA: MEIERLNESTIKFYITYKDIETRGFDREEIWYNRERGEELFFEMINEANDKENFELEGPLWIQVQALDKGLEIIVTRGQITDGNVRLEIPVSNEQVNIPVDDNIVDMLDDNFVKNKYRDQDDDQQELLDLVIGFDDFEDIISLSHHFEVRGFKNALYHFQNRYYLFVMFTDEFPEEEQDDILSQILEFGYESEITIHRIQEYGKEIIGDEALQALRGMFSKH, encoded by the coding sequence ATGGAGATTGAAAGACTAAATGAGTCAACGATTAAGTTTTATATTACCTATAAAGATATAGAAACCCGTGGATTTGATCGAGAAGAAATCTGGTATAATCGCGAACGTGGCGAGGAACTATTTTTTGAAATGATCAATGAAGCAAATGATAAAGAAAATTTTGAATTAGAGGGACCACTTTGGATACAAGTGCAAGCTCTTGACAAAGGTTTAGAAATTATCGTTACAAGAGGACAAATTACGGATGGTAACGTAAGACTTGAAATTCCAGTTTCAAACGAACAAGTAAACATTCCTGTCGACGACAATATTGTCGATATGTTAGATGATAACTTTGTAAAGAATAAATATCGTGATCAAGATGATGATCAACAAGAATTATTAGATCTTGTTATCGGTTTTGATGACTTTGAAGATATTATATCGTTAAGTCACCATTTCGAAGTGAGGGGATTTAAAAACGCCCTTTATCACTTCCAAAATCGTTACTATTTATTCGTGATGTTTACCGATGAGTTCCCTGAAGAAGAACAAGATGATATCCTTAGCCAAATTCTTGAATTCGGTTATGAATCTGAAATTACGATTCACCGTATTCAAGAATATGGAAAAGAAATTATAGGTGATGAAGCACTACAAGCGTTACGAGGAATGTTTTCAAAACATTAA
- the pepF gene encoding oligoendopeptidase F encodes MTEQLKTKQLPKREQIPVERTWDVEAIFATTEDWETEFKSLQEEMPDLQKFKGQLGVSSDKLFECLSYQNELSMRIGKLYVYAHLKNDQDTTNSFYQGLNDRASTLATQFSNYSSFIIPELLSIPEEKINEFVAENEDLKLYKHALDETNRQRPHVLSEKEEAILAQVSEVTQSPSNTFGMLNNADLKFPTIKDENGEDVEITHGRYIRFLESSDGRVREDAFKAVYETYGKFKNTLASTLGGNVKKNLFNAKVRNYPSARKAALDKNNIPEVVYDQLIDTINDHLHLLHRYVALRKKALNLDEIHMYDLYTPIVKDVKMEIPYEEAKELVTKGVEPLGEEYVNIIKEGFEKRWVDIEENVGKRSGAYSSGTYGTMPYILMNWQDNVNNLFTLAHEFGHSVHSYYSRKTQPYHYSGYSIFVAEVASTCNEALLNDYLLKVTDDKKKKLYLLNHFLEGFRGTVFRQTMFAEFEKLIHEKAANGEPLTPELLTATYYELNKKYFGEDIVIDEEVGLEWARIPHFYYNFYVYQYATGYSAATALSKQILEEGEPAVARYIDFLKSGSSDYPIEVLKRAGVDMTSADPIKESLAVFEKTLSEMEQLLFEE; translated from the coding sequence TTGACAGAACAATTAAAGACAAAACAGCTACCAAAGCGTGAACAAATCCCTGTTGAAAGAACATGGGACGTGGAAGCGATTTTTGCAACAACTGAGGACTGGGAGACTGAGTTTAAATCGTTACAAGAAGAAATGCCTGATTTACAAAAGTTTAAAGGCCAGTTAGGTGTGAGTAGCGATAAACTATTTGAATGTCTATCTTATCAAAATGAGCTTAGCATGCGTATTGGAAAGCTATATGTATACGCACATTTAAAAAATGATCAAGATACCACAAATTCCTTCTACCAAGGTTTAAACGATCGCGCATCAACACTTGCAACGCAATTTAGTAACTACTCTTCTTTTATTATTCCAGAATTGCTTAGTATTCCGGAAGAAAAAATTAATGAATTTGTTGCAGAGAATGAAGATTTAAAATTATATAAACATGCCTTAGATGAAACCAATCGTCAACGCCCGCACGTTTTATCTGAAAAAGAAGAAGCTATTCTTGCTCAAGTTAGTGAAGTAACACAAAGTCCTTCTAATACGTTTGGGATGTTGAATAATGCTGATTTGAAATTTCCTACAATTAAAGATGAGAATGGCGAAGATGTGGAAATTACACATGGTCGATATATTCGTTTCTTAGAAAGTAGTGACGGTCGCGTAAGGGAAGATGCTTTCAAAGCTGTTTATGAAACATATGGGAAGTTCAAAAATACATTAGCAAGTACGCTCGGTGGGAACGTAAAGAAAAACTTATTCAACGCGAAGGTTAGAAATTATCCATCAGCACGTAAAGCAGCATTAGATAAAAATAATATTCCTGAGGTTGTATATGACCAGTTAATTGATACAATTAATGATCATTTACATCTACTACATCGTTATGTGGCTCTTCGTAAGAAAGCACTAAATCTTGATGAGATCCACATGTACGATTTGTATACTCCGATCGTTAAAGACGTAAAAATGGAAATTCCTTACGAGGAAGCTAAAGAACTTGTGACGAAAGGTGTAGAACCACTTGGAGAAGAGTACGTAAATATTATCAAAGAAGGTTTTGAAAAGCGTTGGGTTGATATTGAAGAAAATGTAGGGAAGCGTAGTGGGGCATACTCATCTGGTACATATGGAACAATGCCTTACATTTTAATGAACTGGCAGGATAACGTGAATAATCTATTTACATTAGCACATGAGTTTGGCCATTCTGTTCATAGCTACTATTCAAGAAAGACTCAACCTTATCACTATTCTGGTTATTCTATTTTCGTGGCAGAAGTAGCTTCAACATGTAATGAAGCGTTACTAAACGATTATTTATTAAAGGTAACTGATGATAAAAAGAAAAAACTATACCTTTTAAATCATTTTCTTGAAGGATTTAGAGGAACAGTGTTCCGTCAAACAATGTTTGCTGAATTTGAAAAACTTATTCACGAAAAAGCAGCTAACGGGGAACCTTTAACTCCAGAGTTGTTAACAGCTACTTATTATGAACTAAATAAGAAGTACTTTGGTGAAGATATTGTCATTGATGAGGAGGTTGGCTTAGAGTGGGCAAGAATTCCTCACTTCTACTACAACTTCTATGTATATCAATATGCGACAGGTTATAGTGCAGCAACTGCATTATCTAAGCAAATTCTTGAAGAAGGAGAGCCGGCAGTAGCTCGCTATATTGACTTCTTAAAGTCAGGAAGTTCGGATTATCCGATTGAAGTTCTAAAGCGTGCAGGTGTTGATATGACAAGTGCTGACCCTATTAAGGAATCCTTAGCAGTTTTTGAAAAAACATTATCCGAAATGGAACAATTGTTGTTTGAGGAATAA